A window of Christiangramia forsetii KT0803 contains these coding sequences:
- the dapF gene encoding diaminopimelate epimerase, translating into MKLKFYKYQGTGNDFVMIDNRDKEVSKNDTKLINHLCDRKFGIGADGLILLENSEDPEDDFKMVYFNADGNESSMCGNGGRCLVAFANFLGIIKDSARFTAIDGVHKASIEGDVVSLKMQNVESISENEDFIFLDTGSPHHILFTENVNKVDIKKEGSAIRYSERYKANNGTNVNFVEAIAKDTFSVRTYERGVEDETLSCGTGVTAVALAAFKSSKTNSNKVKLVTPGGKLSVSFKETEKGFSDVWLSGPAEFVFKGEIVC; encoded by the coding sequence ATGAAACTGAAATTTTATAAATATCAGGGTACCGGGAATGACTTTGTAATGATCGATAATCGGGATAAGGAAGTATCCAAAAATGATACCAAATTAATAAACCACCTGTGTGATCGTAAATTTGGCATAGGTGCTGACGGACTGATACTTCTGGAGAATTCAGAAGATCCCGAAGACGACTTTAAAATGGTTTATTTCAATGCTGATGGGAACGAAAGTAGTATGTGCGGGAATGGAGGCAGATGTCTGGTCGCTTTTGCTAATTTTTTGGGCATTATAAAGGATTCTGCAAGATTTACAGCAATAGATGGTGTTCATAAAGCATCTATAGAAGGAGATGTAGTAAGTCTGAAAATGCAGAATGTGGAAAGTATTTCAGAAAATGAAGATTTTATTTTCCTTGATACCGGTTCTCCTCATCATATTTTATTTACTGAAAATGTAAATAAGGTTGATATTAAAAAGGAAGGTTCAGCAATTAGATATTCCGAGAGATATAAAGCTAATAACGGTACTAATGTAAATTTTGTAGAAGCCATTGCTAAAGATACTTTCTCAGTAAGGACCTATGAAAGAGGGGTAGAAGATGAGACGCTTTCCTGCGGAACAGGAGTGACTGCAGTTGCTTTGGCTGCATTTAAATCTTCTAAAACGAATTCTAATAAGGTAAAACTAGTAACACCCGGGGGAAAACTATCGGTAAGTTTTAAGGAAACCGAAAAGGGCTTTTCTGATGTTTGGCTATCAGGACCAGCTGAATTCGTTTTTAAAGGAGAAATTGTATGTTAA
- a CDS encoding GNAT family N-acetyltransferase codes for MLTLKGDKVYLRALEPEDLDFVHEIENNEDFWEISSTQSPYSKFLIRQYIENAHRDIYDIKQLRLVICTKRGRQVGLIDVYDLEPRDKRAAIGILIANKKDRKKGFGSESLSLLCDYCFTHLGLHQVYANVTANNEDSKKVFENNGFRKVGLKKDWTLFNGEFKDEWLYQLVSNVH; via the coding sequence ATGTTAACTTTAAAAGGCGATAAAGTATATCTACGTGCCCTGGAGCCTGAAGATTTAGACTTTGTTCATGAAATTGAAAATAACGAAGATTTCTGGGAAATAAGCTCTACGCAATCTCCATATTCAAAGTTCTTAATAAGGCAATATATCGAAAATGCTCACCGTGATATTTATGATATTAAGCAATTAAGATTAGTGATCTGTACCAAAAGAGGCAGGCAGGTGGGTTTAATTGACGTGTATGATCTGGAGCCTCGCGATAAACGTGCGGCTATCGGAATTTTGATCGCAAATAAAAAAGATAGAAAAAAAGGTTTCGGTTCAGAAAGTTTATCCTTGCTTTGCGATTATTGTTTTACCCATTTAGGTCTGCACCAGGTATATGCTAATGTAACCGCGAATAATGAGGATAGTAAAAAGGTTTTTGAAAACAACGGATTTAGAAAAGTAGGTCTAAAAAAGGACTGGACGCTGTTTAATGGTGAATTTAAGGATGAATGGCTTTATCAATTAGTTAGCAATGTACATTAG
- the mltG gene encoding endolytic transglycosylase MltG translates to MYIRKILIAIVIIGLIAFGIFGYYVYNSIFSSNTDFDAKEEIVYIPTGANFQTVIDSLRPLVKDLESFSLVAEKKGYANRVKAGRYILKSGMNNNELVDRLRSGNTPVKVVFNNQERLEDLAGRISTQIEADSVQLLESFNNVDFLAANGLDGKNALNLYIPNQYEFYWNTSAEEFRARMKTEYDRFWNENRRKKAEEIGLTPKEVITVASIVQKETAKVDERPKVAGVYMNRHKNGWKLDADPTVIYAIKEKTGNFDTIIKRVLYKDLELDSPYNTYKYKQLPPGPIAMPDISSIDAVLNYEDHDFYYFVADVQNFGYHKFAKTLAQHNRNKQEYVRWINKQGIKR, encoded by the coding sequence ATGTACATTAGAAAAATACTTATAGCAATCGTAATTATTGGCTTGATAGCCTTTGGAATATTTGGTTATTACGTTTATAACAGCATATTCTCCTCAAATACAGATTTTGATGCAAAAGAGGAAATTGTGTATATCCCAACAGGAGCAAACTTTCAAACTGTTATAGATTCCTTGCGACCACTGGTAAAAGACCTGGAGTCTTTTTCTCTGGTAGCTGAAAAGAAAGGTTATGCGAATAGGGTGAAAGCAGGAAGATATATTCTGAAGAGTGGAATGAACAATAACGAACTGGTAGATCGTCTTAGAAGCGGCAATACTCCGGTTAAGGTAGTTTTTAATAATCAGGAGAGACTTGAGGATCTTGCAGGGAGAATTTCTACGCAAATAGAAGCCGATAGTGTTCAATTATTAGAATCTTTTAATAATGTAGATTTTCTTGCAGCGAATGGTTTGGATGGAAAAAATGCTTTAAATCTATATATTCCAAACCAGTATGAATTTTACTGGAATACCTCTGCCGAAGAATTCCGTGCAAGAATGAAAACGGAATATGACAGATTCTGGAATGAGAACAGACGTAAAAAAGCAGAAGAGATAGGTTTAACTCCCAAAGAAGTAATTACTGTGGCTTCAATTGTTCAGAAGGAGACCGCTAAGGTTGATGAGCGGCCAAAGGTTGCGGGAGTTTATATGAATCGTCACAAAAATGGATGGAAACTGGATGCAGATCCTACGGTAATCTATGCTATCAAGGAGAAAACCGGTAATTTTGATACGATCATAAAAAGAGTGCTTTATAAAGATCTTGAACTAGACTCTCCATATAATACGTATAAGTATAAACAACTTCCTCCGGGACCAATTGCGATGCCGGACATTTCTTCTATCGATGCGGTATTAAATTATGAGGATCATGATTTTTATTATTTCGTAGCTGATGTGCAAAATTTCGGATATCACAAATTTGCTAAAACCCTTGCTCAGCATAACCGAAATAAGCAGGAATATGTACGCTGGATCAACAAGCAGGGAATTAAAAGATAA
- a CDS encoding SAM-dependent methyltransferase, translating into MTSGNKDYGKLYLIPVSLGDSNPEKVFPPMNSRIIDGIEDFIVENEKSARRFIKQILPEKSQQSLKLKTLNKFTEESEIPTFLNAAKDGKNIGLLSEAGCPGVADPGAEIVKLAHRYNIQVVPLIGPSSILLAMMASGMNGQSFTFHGYLPIDKKDRKHEIKQLERISTEKNQAQIFIETPYRNMKFLEDLIQNLHPTTRICVACDLTLESEFIKTATASEWKNIKADLHKRPAIFIIQRDL; encoded by the coding sequence ATGACATCCGGCAATAAAGATTACGGCAAACTTTATCTTATTCCGGTTAGTTTAGGTGATTCAAATCCTGAAAAAGTTTTCCCTCCCATGAATTCCAGAATTATAGATGGAATTGAAGATTTTATTGTGGAAAATGAAAAATCTGCCAGAAGATTTATAAAGCAAATACTTCCAGAAAAATCACAACAAAGTTTAAAATTAAAGACTTTAAATAAATTCACAGAAGAATCTGAGATTCCAACATTCCTGAATGCAGCCAAAGACGGGAAAAATATTGGGCTGCTAAGTGAAGCCGGCTGTCCCGGAGTAGCAGATCCCGGTGCCGAAATTGTAAAGCTCGCACATCGATACAATATACAGGTAGTGCCACTAATAGGTCCATCTTCTATTTTACTAGCAATGATGGCTAGCGGGATGAATGGTCAAAGTTTTACTTTTCACGGATATTTACCTATAGATAAAAAGGATAGAAAGCACGAAATAAAACAGTTGGAAAGAATTTCTACGGAAAAGAATCAGGCGCAAATATTTATTGAAACTCCGTATAGAAATATGAAGTTTTTAGAAGATCTTATCCAAAACCTTCATCCTACTACCAGGATCTGTGTGGCCTGTGACCTGACTTTAGAATCTGAATTCATTAAAACAGCCACTGCTTCAGAATGGAAAAATATAAAAGCCGACCTTCATAAAAGACCGGCTATATTTATTATTCAGAGAGATCTTTAA
- a CDS encoding low molecular weight protein-tyrosine-phosphatase, whose translation MKTRVLMVCLGNICRSPLAEGILKSKVDSNKVFVDSAGTGSWHIGSEPDKRSIATAKRYDLNITDQRGRQFSKKDFKDFDYIFTMDNSNFKDVMSLAETDEDRHKVHLILEEIFPAENVDVPDPYHGGEQGFENVYQMLNEACEQIAEKLENGTL comes from the coding sequence ATGAAAACCAGGGTATTGATGGTGTGCCTCGGCAATATTTGCAGATCACCACTGGCCGAAGGTATTCTAAAATCTAAGGTAGATTCCAATAAAGTATTTGTAGATTCTGCAGGTACTGGAAGCTGGCATATTGGATCGGAACCTGATAAAAGATCTATCGCAACCGCAAAGAGATATGATTTAAACATTACCGATCAGCGTGGTAGACAATTTTCAAAAAAAGATTTTAAGGATTTCGATTATATCTTCACCATGGATAATTCCAATTTTAAAGATGTAATGTCCCTGGCTGAAACTGATGAAGATCGTCATAAAGTTCATTTAATCCTTGAGGAAATTTTTCCTGCGGAAAATGTTGATGTCCCAGACCCTTACCACGGAGGAGAACAGGGATTTGAAAATGTATATCAGATGCTTAATGAAGCCTGTGAACAGATTGCAGAAAAACTGGAAAACGGAACTCTATGA
- the dnaA gene encoding chromosomal replication initiator protein DnaA — MSKTAQSVWNNCLSFIQDNITPQAYKTWFEPIQAVKLTDCALSIQVPSKFFYEWLEEHYVKLLKVSLTRELGEKAKLVYVIKMENTYGNKLPFTEKIPSTQRAQMTSQEVDVPIKNKSPELKNPFIIPGIRNVKIESQLNPNYNFDNFLEGESNRLARSAGLAVANKPGGTSFNPLLIFGGVGLGKTHLAHAIGVEIKDKYPEKTVLYISAEKFTQQYIESVKKNNRNDFIHFYQIIDVLVVDDIQLLSGKAGTQDVFFHIFNHLHQNGKQVILTSDKAPVDMQDIEQRLLSRFKWGLSAELQHPDFETRVSIIKSKLYRDGVEMPEDIVEFLANNIKTNIRELEGAIISLIAHSSFNKKDITLDLAKKIVDNYVKNTKREVSIDYIQKVVSDYFQMDVDTLQSKTRKRHIVQARQLAMFFAKKFTKASLASIGSQIGSRDHATVLHACKTVDNLASTDKQFKKFVEDLSKKLTL, encoded by the coding sequence ATGTCAAAAACTGCGCAATCGGTTTGGAATAACTGTCTGTCATTTATTCAGGATAACATTACACCTCAAGCATACAAAACATGGTTTGAACCTATCCAAGCAGTGAAACTTACAGATTGTGCCCTAAGCATACAGGTGCCATCTAAGTTTTTCTATGAGTGGTTGGAAGAACATTATGTTAAACTATTAAAAGTATCACTTACCCGTGAACTTGGTGAAAAAGCTAAGTTGGTATATGTGATCAAAATGGAGAATACTTACGGCAACAAACTTCCTTTTACTGAAAAGATCCCTAGTACCCAAAGAGCACAAATGACTTCTCAGGAGGTAGACGTTCCCATTAAGAATAAAAGTCCGGAGCTGAAAAATCCTTTTATCATTCCTGGTATCAGAAATGTAAAAATTGAATCTCAGCTAAACCCCAATTATAATTTTGACAATTTCCTTGAAGGAGAATCAAATAGATTAGCGAGATCGGCAGGATTAGCAGTAGCTAACAAGCCCGGAGGAACGTCATTTAACCCACTTTTAATATTCGGAGGCGTTGGACTTGGAAAAACACATCTTGCTCACGCTATTGGGGTTGAAATTAAAGATAAGTATCCGGAAAAAACAGTTTTATACATTTCCGCAGAAAAATTTACTCAACAATATATCGAGTCTGTAAAGAAGAATAATAGGAATGACTTTATTCATTTCTACCAGATTATTGATGTATTGGTAGTAGATGACATCCAGTTACTATCTGGCAAGGCAGGAACACAGGATGTATTTTTCCACATCTTTAACCACCTGCATCAAAACGGAAAACAGGTTATATTAACCAGTGATAAAGCTCCTGTAGATATGCAGGACATTGAACAACGTCTACTTTCAAGATTTAAATGGGGACTTTCTGCTGAATTACAGCATCCTGATTTTGAAACTCGGGTTTCAATAATAAAAAGTAAACTGTATCGCGATGGCGTTGAAATGCCTGAAGATATTGTAGAATTCCTTGCTAATAACATCAAAACAAACATCAGGGAACTGGAAGGAGCCATTATTTCTCTTATCGCCCACTCCTCTTTCAACAAGAAAGATATTACTTTGGATCTTGCTAAAAAGATCGTTGATAACTACGTGAAAAATACCAAACGCGAGGTTTCCATAGATTATATCCAGAAAGTGGTGAGTGATTATTTCCAGATGGATGTAGACACACTACAGTCTAAAACTAGGAAAAGGCATATTGTACAGGCAAGACAACTGGCGATGTTCTTTGCTAAGAAATTTACCAAGGCATCTCTGGCAAGCATTGGCTCTCAAATTGGAAGCCGTGATCACGCCACTGTATTACATGCCTGCAAGACGGTAGATAATTTAGCCTCTACAGATAAGCAATTCAAAAAATTTGTTGAAGACCTCAGCAAGAAGCTCACCTTATAA
- a CDS encoding acyl-CoA thioesterase, giving the protein MKSHETFVKVRYAETDQMGVVYHGNYPQYLEIARIDWLESLGISYKNMEEEGIMLPVFELNLKYHRPITFDENLKIETRLRNTPNVKIIFDYLIFNERGEKVTSASSTLVFMDSKTRKPIRCPKYVLDKLKD; this is encoded by the coding sequence ATGAAATCACACGAAACTTTTGTTAAAGTCCGATATGCCGAAACCGACCAGATGGGCGTAGTGTATCACGGAAATTACCCGCAATACCTGGAAATAGCCCGAATTGACTGGCTTGAATCTTTAGGGATCTCCTACAAAAATATGGAAGAGGAAGGGATAATGTTGCCGGTATTCGAATTAAATTTAAAATATCACAGACCTATTACTTTTGATGAAAATCTGAAGATCGAAACGCGATTACGGAATACGCCAAATGTTAAAATTATATTTGACTATTTGATCTTCAATGAACGTGGTGAAAAGGTGACTTCAGCATCTTCTACACTGGTTTTTATGGATTCTAAAACGAGGAAACCTATACGTTGCCCTAAGTATGTTCTGGATAAATTGAAAGATTAA
- a CDS encoding IMPACT family protein, with product MKDTYQSITKPSPEVLFKDRNSKFFGYAFPIKTEEEANTHLEELRAKHHKARHWCYAWQIGKEDFQYRANDDGEPSNSAGMPIYGQIQSFDVTNILIVVVRYFGGVKLGVGGLINAYKTAAQMALESSDILKRTIDEIFIVKFDYPEMNKVMQVIKKNNLNVIDQKLEIDCKIFIAVRKKDADDIYSKFDNTYKVEISKLED from the coding sequence ATGAAAGATACCTATCAAAGTATAACTAAACCATCTCCCGAGGTTCTTTTTAAAGACAGAAATTCAAAATTTTTCGGCTATGCGTTTCCAATTAAAACGGAAGAAGAGGCTAATACGCATTTAGAAGAGTTAAGGGCTAAACATCATAAAGCAAGGCATTGGTGTTATGCCTGGCAAATAGGCAAAGAAGACTTTCAATATCGAGCCAATGATGACGGTGAACCCTCAAATTCTGCCGGAATGCCTATTTATGGACAAATACAATCTTTTGATGTTACCAATATTCTCATTGTGGTGGTTAGATATTTTGGTGGGGTAAAACTAGGCGTTGGCGGACTTATAAACGCCTATAAAACTGCCGCGCAAATGGCACTGGAATCCTCTGATATTCTAAAAAGAACAATCGACGAGATTTTTATTGTGAAATTTGATTACCCTGAAATGAATAAGGTAATGCAGGTAATTAAAAAAAACAACCTGAATGTAATTGATCAAAAACTGGAAATAGATTGTAAGATTTTTATTGCAGTAAGAAAAAAAGATGCCGATGACATCTATTCCAAATTTGATAACACCTATAAAGTAGAAATTTCTAAACTCGAAGATTAA
- a CDS encoding EamA family transporter: MIYLLLSVLSSTIIFVVFRLYKKFGVNTLQAIVVNYFIACTVGFFGYIEGSDFTEVPGESWFPGALMLGFLFIAVFNLAAITTQKSGLSVVAVATKMSVAIPVLFGIFLYNENTGVLKIIGIFLALVAVYLTSIKTEQGISIKTENLIFPLLVFLGSGIIDTSLKYLETSYVSETDVGLFSSTIFATAGAIGILVLLYQAIKGTLKFSYKNILGGIALGIPNYYSIYFLVMALRSNGFDSSTIFTMNHVAIVTLSTLVGILLFKEKLIKKNWIGLALAVISIILVANSAI, encoded by the coding sequence TTGATCTACCTGCTGCTTAGTGTATTATCGTCTACAATCATTTTTGTTGTTTTTAGATTGTACAAAAAATTCGGTGTCAACACTCTGCAGGCCATTGTGGTAAATTATTTTATAGCCTGTACTGTTGGATTTTTCGGTTATATAGAGGGTTCAGATTTCACAGAGGTCCCAGGTGAAAGTTGGTTTCCGGGAGCTTTGATGCTAGGCTTTCTATTTATCGCGGTATTTAATCTTGCGGCTATTACCACCCAAAAAAGCGGACTCTCTGTAGTTGCTGTAGCCACCAAAATGTCTGTAGCCATACCCGTGCTCTTCGGAATATTTTTATATAATGAAAATACCGGCGTACTTAAAATTATTGGGATTTTCCTGGCGCTTGTTGCTGTTTATCTGACTTCGATTAAAACCGAACAAGGAATCAGTATCAAAACAGAAAACCTAATCTTTCCGCTACTTGTTTTCCTGGGAAGCGGAATTATAGATACCAGTTTAAAATACCTTGAAACAAGTTATGTTTCCGAAACCGACGTGGGCCTCTTTTCATCAACAATCTTTGCCACTGCCGGGGCGATTGGTATCCTGGTTTTGCTTTACCAGGCAATTAAGGGAACACTAAAATTTAGTTACAAAAATATTCTCGGTGGGATCGCCCTGGGAATTCCCAATTATTATTCCATCTATTTTTTAGTCATGGCGCTAAGGAGTAATGGTTTTGACAGCTCTACGATCTTTACCATGAATCATGTAGCTATTGTAACCCTATCAACCCTGGTTGGTATTCTACTGTTCAAAGAAAAATTAATTAAGAAGAACTGGATAGGGCTGGCCCTGGCAGTGATTAGTATAATTCTTGTAGCAAATTCGGCCATATGA
- a CDS encoding HAD family hydrolase → MIKAILFDFGDVFINLDKEGTNKKLKEMNIKDFPESLVAKNRDYEQGFVTSDEISDHYRTEFPALEKEDFIRSWNAMLLDFPEYRFKFIQKLAEEKDYELILLSNTNENHIKHIQSQVPFFEDFKKCFDAFYLSHEMGMRKPNVEIFEYILNQHNLKAENCLFIDDTLENTEAANKLGFHTWNIEPTREDVIDLFTTKKELF, encoded by the coding sequence ATGATTAAAGCGATACTATTTGATTTTGGTGATGTCTTTATAAATCTTGATAAAGAAGGCACCAATAAAAAATTAAAGGAAATGAATATTAAGGATTTTCCGGAATCTCTTGTTGCAAAAAATCGTGATTATGAGCAGGGATTTGTTACCTCAGATGAGATCTCAGACCATTATCGCACAGAATTTCCAGCCTTAGAAAAAGAAGATTTTATCCGGTCCTGGAATGCTATGCTACTCGATTTTCCCGAATATCGATTTAAATTCATTCAAAAGCTGGCTGAAGAAAAGGATTATGAACTCATATTATTAAGCAACACGAATGAGAATCATATAAAACACATCCAAAGTCAGGTTCCCTTTTTTGAAGATTTCAAAAAGTGTTTTGACGCGTTTTATCTTTCCCATGAGATGGGAATGCGCAAACCCAACGTGGAAATTTTTGAATATATCCTTAATCAACACAACCTAAAAGCTGAAAACTGCCTGTTTATAGATGATACTTTAGAAAATACCGAAGCTGCCAACAAACTTGGTTTTCATACCTGGAATATTGAACCTACACGAGAAGATGTGATAGATCTTTTTACTACTAAAAAAGAGCTATTTTGA
- the ribD gene encoding bifunctional diaminohydroxyphosphoribosylaminopyrimidine deaminase/5-amino-6-(5-phosphoribosylamino)uracil reductase RibD, whose product MNIHEKYIKRCIELAQNGLGTTYPNPMVGSVIVYKNKIIGEGWHKKAGEPHAEVNAINSVKDQSLLKHAIIYVSLEPCSHFGKTPPCSDLIIAKGIKKVIIGTMDPFAKVAGRGIKKLMDAGCEVNVGILEEECLELNKRFFTFQKKQRPYIILKWAQTQDGFIAPEKKDKKRPVWITNKYSGQLVHKWRSEETAILVGTNTVIEDNPSLNVRKWTGSNPVRIIIDQNLKISKDHSVLDEKQKTVVLCKKKTTGSEDGNIIFEEIEFSENISQEICDVLHKYDLQSVIIEGGSNTLQQFIKAGLWDEARVLTGSSYFQSGVKAPEISGIPVAEKNISGDLLKIYKND is encoded by the coding sequence GTGAATATACACGAAAAATACATAAAACGCTGTATAGAATTGGCGCAAAACGGGCTTGGAACTACCTATCCCAACCCAATGGTGGGCAGTGTGATTGTATATAAAAATAAGATAATTGGCGAAGGCTGGCACAAAAAAGCCGGAGAGCCTCATGCAGAGGTAAATGCGATTAATTCGGTAAAAGACCAATCGCTTCTAAAACACGCCATTATTTATGTAAGCCTTGAACCCTGTAGCCATTTTGGAAAAACCCCTCCCTGCAGCGATCTAATTATTGCTAAAGGCATTAAAAAAGTGATTATAGGCACAATGGACCCGTTCGCTAAAGTTGCCGGCCGCGGAATTAAAAAACTAATGGATGCCGGGTGTGAAGTAAATGTTGGGATCCTGGAAGAAGAATGCCTGGAACTAAACAAGCGTTTTTTTACTTTTCAGAAGAAACAACGTCCTTATATTATTCTTAAATGGGCTCAAACCCAGGATGGTTTTATCGCTCCGGAGAAAAAAGATAAGAAGAGACCCGTGTGGATCACCAATAAATATTCGGGACAGCTGGTTCATAAATGGCGCAGTGAAGAAACCGCTATTTTGGTTGGAACCAATACCGTTATTGAAGATAACCCTTCTTTGAATGTTAGAAAATGGACCGGCAGTAATCCTGTTAGAATCATTATAGATCAGAACTTAAAAATCTCCAAGGATCATTCAGTTCTCGACGAAAAACAAAAAACAGTAGTTCTTTGTAAAAAGAAAACTACCGGTTCAGAAGATGGAAATATAATCTTTGAGGAAATCGAATTTTCAGAAAATATTTCACAGGAGATCTGCGATGTATTGCACAAATACGACTTACAGTCGGTTATTATTGAAGGTGGTAGTAACACCCTTCAGCAATTTATAAAAGCTGGTCTTTGGGATGAAGCCAGGGTCCTTACCGGAAGCTCTTATTTTCAGTCAGGAGTAAAAGCTCCCGAAATTTCCGGAATCCCGGTGGCTGAAAAGAATATTTCCGGCGACCTTTTAAAAATTTACAAAAATGATTAA
- a CDS encoding GNAT family N-acetyltransferase, producing the protein MNTWKIREIKPEDNQQVKELVRSVLVEMGVPKVGTAYEDKALDDMTRTYEGEKKVYYVVEENSKIIGSAGIAPLTGEEETICELQKMYFLPEARGRGIGMKMINQCMDFGREQGFKKCYIETLPYMENARKLYHKNNFEVIEKPLGNTGHYNCTVFMVRDL; encoded by the coding sequence ATGAACACATGGAAAATTCGGGAGATTAAACCCGAAGACAATCAGCAGGTTAAAGAATTAGTTAGAAGCGTCCTTGTTGAAATGGGGGTTCCCAAAGTAGGAACCGCGTATGAAGACAAGGCCCTGGATGATATGACCAGAACCTATGAAGGTGAAAAAAAAGTTTACTATGTAGTTGAAGAAAATTCAAAAATCATCGGTAGTGCGGGAATAGCACCTTTAACCGGAGAAGAAGAAACCATCTGTGAACTTCAGAAGATGTATTTTCTTCCGGAAGCTCGGGGCAGGGGGATTGGTATGAAAATGATTAACCAGTGTATGGATTTTGGCAGGGAACAGGGATTCAAAAAATGCTATATAGAGACCCTGCCTTATATGGAAAATGCCAGAAAACTATATCATAAAAATAACTTTGAGGTCATTGAAAAACCACTTGGTAATACCGGGCATTACAATTGCACGGTTTTTATGGTAAGAGATCTTTAA
- the prmC gene encoding peptide chain release factor N(5)-glutamine methyltransferase has product MRISQLKKQFSVQLEGEFPSTEIMSFFYILTEEYLGMQKVDIALNPTQEISKEEQTKFESALNRLKKHEPIQYITGNTEFFTRKFLVNKSVLIPRPETEELVEWIISDHRSTGQELKILDIGTGSGCIPISLAKELEDAKVSSFDISSEALLIAKRNAKLNAADVLFRKLNILEAEELEGQFDIIVSNPPYVRELEKKEMHQNVLDHEPKLALYVEDENALIFYKKIAELAVKSLNPAGCLYFEINQYLAEETKSLVQQFGFETELKKDIFGHYRMLKATKQ; this is encoded by the coding sequence ATGCGAATTTCTCAGTTAAAAAAACAATTTAGTGTGCAATTGGAGGGGGAGTTTCCTTCCACCGAGATCATGTCATTCTTTTATATTCTGACTGAAGAATATCTCGGAATGCAAAAAGTTGATATTGCTTTAAATCCTACTCAGGAAATTTCTAAGGAAGAGCAAACAAAGTTCGAATCTGCATTAAATAGATTGAAAAAGCATGAGCCTATTCAATATATAACGGGGAATACAGAGTTTTTCACAAGAAAATTTCTGGTTAACAAAAGTGTGCTGATTCCACGGCCGGAAACTGAGGAACTGGTAGAATGGATAATTTCAGATCATAGAAGTACCGGGCAAGAACTTAAGATCCTTGATATTGGTACCGGTAGCGGTTGTATTCCCATAAGTTTAGCTAAAGAATTGGAAGATGCAAAAGTTTCTTCTTTTGATATTTCTTCTGAAGCTTTATTAATTGCTAAAAGAAATGCGAAATTGAATGCTGCCGATGTATTATTCAGGAAACTAAATATTCTGGAAGCAGAAGAATTAGAAGGGCAGTTCGATATTATTGTTTCAAATCCGCCCTATGTTAGGGAGTTGGAGAAAAAGGAAATGCATCAAAATGTACTGGATCATGAGCCAAAATTGGCCTTGTATGTGGAGGATGAGAATGCGCTGATATTTTATAAAAAAATTGCTGAACTTGCTGTGAAATCGCTGAATCCTGCTGGTTGTTTATACTTTGAGATCAATCAATACCTGGCAGAAGAAACAAAATCTTTGGTGCAGCAATTCGGTTTTGAAACGGAACTCAAAAAGGATATTTTTGGACATTACCGCATGTTAAAAGCAACGAAGCAATAA